gtaacataatagTCATAGTTATATATTACTTTTGAGTATAATGGAATGCCCGTAGtacaaaaacacatattttattacctgttaggtatatttttacttgaattaatttttgtatgagGAATTTATATTTCACACAAATTAAGTAATAGTGATTATCtagtgatatttattttatatcgtgTTCGCATTAACTccagatggtactttaaaaacaatagttttgAATATATGAAAGTGTCATTAATATTCAAACTGTAGTTAGTGAaacaaaaagattaaaaaaaaattaaagatatattttttgccatacattttttttaagataagtgtataaaaaataatttgttggacAAACAATGACGagatatctattataaatatatatcaatcatttaaatactcattcaaattattaaaaatacagaataGTATGATGTCTTAGAACAATTTATATTGGATTAAAACAGTAACTTTAATCTTGATTATAGTGGATCacaaaaaaaccacaaaaataattgttaaaaaataatgatgctGAAAGTTTTATTATGCATagacaattaaatattagttaaattgaAATCCGTTGAATACCTGAGATTTCTATGAGaatatttgtaaatgtattaatattaggtaggtacctgacatttcttacaataataattcggTATACATTATCATTCacaaaagtttaatatattattgtcaacaaTTTCGTTCCCAACCGcgacattgttataataataattaaataatgtacatcAAGATCATTGTGAAGTGTTGaggtaatgtaataaattagttattacttattgttgataattgttgaataatattttgatcaatataatttagattGCGTGATTTTGTTTCCGTAATATATAAGCAGATATTAACTCTAgaagtaaaaatagtttttatatattgcaTTGGGTACCTAGTATCGttgttattttagtataataattatagttataaatataatagttatacatttttttagatgatattaaaaatgaaaataatgtattatggtCATTGATCAGTCGgcaccaaaaataaatttaattacaggtacctgtgtaatgtatatataccgGGGCTGAAATAACGAAGgtagtaattaataatcaataattatctaACACTACCacctttattattgttattttattaaaattagctaAAATGTTTACGATCGTTATTCAatttacgattaaaaaaaaaattgttttatcgtGAAAtgtttgcttatttttttattttacatcttTCAATGCTAcacaatgatacatttataaacatatttcaatAGGTTATTTGAAAAACGTGTTATATACCTATGCTATATAGTTAGTAAGATAAGTGaggaatatttatacataatagtgTACAATATATCTATGTATGTTTATAAGGCAGTTCATTACCAAAATAACTTCGTAGATTCTATTACATAAGCTCTGTCCATGGAgttgcccccctccccccaaaatTTTACATAGGGACTCAAAACTTGTGCAAATATTTAGCAACCATCATTAAAAATGAGAATCCTAGAtaacatacataaaaaatataatcgataaatgaaaaatttaaggGGTGAAATAATGTTATGCTATATTCATAGAAATTATGCTTCTATTGCCTCTGTTACCGTGACAGTTATTATCTACATGTAGAATTGTTTTGACttctaatgaatatatttttgatatatttaaaatgtttagaagctAATATATGAAGACAGTTTTTTATATCACGTACCGGTACCTAGTTTTGCGCAAActgttcaaatacttttttcatcaaaactataaatatattatattcctatatatCGCACGCGTTACACCACTTAACCAGCGataaccacatattatatattctagtgAGGTTAGATAGAATAAACATTGCACATTATAcgttactttaaattaaaataaagttgaaaTGTGATGCAACAGCGTATAATCGATGTCCGATGAGTTCAAAAATACGCTCAATAAgcatttaattactatttaatttacatgCGAAAATATGACAGTTCATTTTTTAAGTCCACGAGATAGACGCATtgaattgtacaaatattttactaacgCCACACTGCATAAggaaactttttaatatatttgatattcaaacaaatataattgcacagtcaaaattttacaaaataaatatgatggttaaaaatcatttattttttccgaaTAACCTAATTtcgtgtattttgtttttgtttttaaaacaataagcaCTAAAGActacataaatattcaaaaaatgtatattacaacattttaactGACAAACGTTCTAAACgttaataaaacataactatTCCACTGCGCAATAAACTTTCATAACTCATTAgacataactataatagtatcatTATCACGTcatgacattttataatattataggtaacaataatatattattagtaggtagtaatattgttgtaaacggAGACACAGAGTAGTAATGGTTAAACAGATTCCCATTGTCACcggttcaaaatttaaaaaaaaaaataagagggATATCAATAATAACTCAATAGGCAATActaattagattaaaaaatatattatttcgttagCCGGTGTATATAGCTATTGcagtgtattatttattttacggtGTACATGGAAATAGTGTGCACACTGCTTAGgagattttagaaatattataacaaaattagatTTGCTCGGTTTTATTAAGCATTGTTCATGTTGAGTGTTGACCACGCATTTCTCACAAAGACGTGTCTCGGGTATTATTCCTGTCCGAATATCTCAATAACGTGACGCGTATTGTACAAgacatttgtgtttttttaaccTCACAGgaataggtacatgtatattgatataggtatatgaactataaagaatataatatgactccATTAGTATCAAGTTATGATTCCATGGAATGCTGCAGCCTAGGGCCTAAAATTGTGTGCAGTAGTACACACTATGTACAGTAGCTAATATTAAATGCGCAGTAGCAAATTAAAAGTGCACTCTTACACATTTGCAGTAGTGCATCATTTTTggcttttatacatttttatttgattaatattcaatattaattattgaaaattactaattagcatATTGTATTCGTTTAAAATCcataacactaaaaataataccgACTTCGCCATATTCTGAGcggcttataatatttaataagtatattaactCAATAGctatttcgttttaaattttaataggttCAGTCATATAGCCATATATGTATCAATGGATTTTATAGAAGATTGTATtagattgtatttattataactactaaCTAGGGTTCGAATTTGAAGGCAAATGCCTTTctcttattaatcattatagaaaaataacttttatacaaaaatgtgtttcatttaatttcttagacgatggatgtatttttttttttgcctttttacttataaatgccttttttgtgtttaattttcagttgattttataattttatacacagctTGCGTATTATCGCTACAAAtgggtttataatttataactaaataactaattattaatgaataacaaaaacaataattatgcaaTAAAGTTATATGTAGCATGTGCACTACTAGGTCTACTAGGTCTACTAGGTCTACTAggtgtatgtttatattttggtgTAGAATTAGGTGTGCAGTAgcaaaatatcttaattttaggCCCTGCTGCagccatataatttttattataatatattaatatccatgacgtaggtacataactatattgtacctaaccataatttaattacaccaatatttatttttagcagTATCACGCGTATTCATTACAatctagaaaaattaatttttcctgCGGATAGAATTTATTCAACGGACAACAACTAACAACTGTATATTTAAATGCCTACTGACATTTAAATTAGGATAGTCATCCATTTGTGTTGtgtgaaaaaaatacacacaatataatataatatatttattatgtaagaaatttttaaataatatttaatgaatgatTCTCAATGTTACTTGATTTGTTCTGGTACAATTTCGGCACGAGGTAACCAAACAATTGCGAGATAATTAATTCTACTCGGATAACATAAAACATTCACTTGACTACATACATTGAAGCGATAGTCACACATTTAACAATAGCCCAATATTTTGTTTCCAGTCtccataattttgattttatgtttaaatataggtCAAACTTGGCTACAATACTCACTAAGAAATGcactagttttatttattatttatctaaggAATAcgatattttgaataaagtaatttatataactgtCTGTTAAAATACTatcatatttcttattttatttaagcttATAAACGtccacaaatttaaatttgtaatttacataTTCAATTTTCGATTCGGATAAAGTGGTCCATCTTCAAGCCTTGAAAACTCGGAATAGTTACAACACATTTTGACCCATAgaacaacattatttaataaagtaatatatatatatataatatattgcttcaATGCCATTTGAAAGCAAATTATAAGATGCATTATATACACGTGTTATTGTGTTTACGTAAACCATTTGTTCTTCTCATCCaaaattgattgaaaatttgCTTAGTATTTCGTAGAAATGTTCttacaactatttataattagtatgatgtttagattaaattaaataattttatattgcgcATCTACGTGCTATAGTAAATTACTGCAGTAGTAAGAAAggtataataagttaatatttgaaaacattaaatttataatatccatattattatattaagattttttttaagcctGCTATCCAACAATTAGCCCATACATAATTTAACTTAGTAAAAGATTCATTGACAGTTAAGACTGGAAACATATTAATGCAACTCGATCTCTTTTCCAAAGCCATTTTCTGCactacaatatttttcagaCAACAACTGAttattatgagcatttaaactattaatcaattttcaataataataaggtaaTCTGATCTATTGGAATggcataatttttaataatgacaattcaaataaactattatagtacctacctatattacaacttatttatttttttttttttggatgatTAGTTGAACGCTATGCCGAATtagagtttaaaatattgtactaaaatatattagttatacacGAGTACCTGCCTCCTCCTAATGTAATTtacttcaacataatatttaaaaaaatggaaagcCAAGCATTTATTTTGATAGCtgccataggcgcaatttcttttggcttggggggggggggggctgaatatattgaAGGCAACCAAACTATTAcaatataccatattaaaattttatgtactaggtttttttttgtggaggGAGGGGGGCTATGGCTAAGTTTGGGGGGCTTAGGACtctcaaccccccccccccaatttgcgcctataATAGCTGCGTGTACTCAAATTTGAGTGGATACTCCAAACATATTTAATAGCAATGcaataacaacaaatattttaataagatttcCAAACAGCAAAtatgtttagaaatattaaaagttgCCTTCGATTAAAATGTTATAGCCTTATTGGAATAATGAatcattaagtattttattttagtaatgataataacagtattatttatttcccatgtcaaatgataattattactatttaatatttataaagaatttttttgatCAGTTAAGATAAGTTCAGTCCCTAAAGTTTTTCACAAGATTTCTAGATTAAACTTCCTTACTCAAAATTTTAGGCTCGAGTATGCTACTGATGACAAACCTAATGTCTTCAGTTCTCGAATGaaccgttttaattttttattcgttgcttgCAAATCACTAAATTGATGTCTTAACATATTTAATGTTGTTAcaagtttatgattttatattatttgataataattaaataatataaaggaagataaaaataaaataaaatgtttaaaataagtttattttaaatattctggtgttaatattttcttaaaagttttatgataaaaattcaatattatatttgagagTTGGTATTTAGTCTTCATTTGTGATACTTTCCATTTCAATgctttaattcaaaaattctttGTGGTGATATATAGTTATAGACGGTAATTATTGATGATTTGTGCTTCTTTTTATCCAGTCagataataacataaacatatGTATTTGTTTGCTTCATGtgaacttaatatatatttgatagaaCTAGTTTTgggtggatataatataatatttctatctaTGGTACCTAGATCAACATATGTATGTAATCAAAGGGACGAGGAcgaattattgttgttactatattatactatacgcaGCCACtatgaatatattgttttagtgAAAAACTGAAGTTTACCcgactttatataggtactggcAGATAACTAAGATTTATTCAGCCATAATCTTGGAGGAGTTGTTTgtttacataacattatattttacaagttaGTGTGCTATAAATTAAAGATCGTTAATATAGATTTTAGTAAATTTCCATGGTTAATgtaagcaattaaaaaaatgatgtataatttgtaacaaaaatattttcataataactgtTTTGATTACCTCTACATTTTTTCTTCCTGTTAAACAATCGCTTATggagtaaaaacatttttcgttgATCGACTGTCAAACCACTCAGACAGTGGTGCATTAAACCATTATTGTAAAGCTTGGACTCACCATAGATATGTACAGTAACTATTCTCCTTCTTATCATCGAAATCAACCATCATTTACAAAGAAggcaatatttacaaaataatattatcacagtatataatataatataatataattttatatatgaataaatataaaataaatataaacattgcctgctttataaATGGCCCAACATCTGTTCCAACTGTGGTATAAaaacggctatctagttgtattatatatctatggctTCACGCACGCAAATCGATGAATCGATAATggataattatatctatacgtcaaaaatgcataatatcgGCAATCGTCATCAGCATTGTTCGATGTCACACATAGATACTTATctatatgcttataatattttgtacctaccaaTCTACAAACGGAGAAATCGTCGCattaacatacatatttaaagtaCATCGTAATCTGCGTATAATTGCATTATAATTGGATATAAATATCGCGTTTAGACCCTATGTGTCGCGGCGAAAGCATATTTTCAAGGAAACAATAAATgacccgggggggggggggaggataGGAACGGAATGTTTTAATGACCGGCGTCACTTATTACGGAGTGGTAGTATAAACTATAGCAATACCATGGTAGtacgtatagtatattatttctgAGGACCTTGAATACACAGTGCGACACGCGTCCGCTCGGGAGCGAACCCGATCACTTGTCGTTGATTCGCGCACACCGGCGTCGCTATCGAATCTCCGCGGTCCAGCGGTGCGCTCGCAATTTTCGATCACAACAACAATATCATCTGTGCTCGTTCACAACAACATCACATTctcagtacctatatcatattgtatctcaaatatataatttattttctgaacCTCGAACCGACAACATGAAACCGACCGTAGCGCTTCGGCACGCGGTTTCGGTGCTGATCGCGGTGGTACTAATTTCGGTCAGGCCCAGCCAAGGTATGGCGTACACAGTTTTCCAGGCAGTAGTCGAGTACTACCGGATGGTAGCACCGGAACCAGTGGACGCAGTACCGGATGCGCCGTACGTTGGCCGGCAGTATGACTTTATTGTGGTGGGCGCCGGTTCCGGTGGGTCGGTGGTTGCCAACCGGTTGACCGAGGTGGCAGGCTGGACGGTGCTGCTGATCGAGGCGGGTGGCGAAGAGAACGCCATGACAGACGTACCACTGCTTGTCAGCTATCTGATTGGCACCGGATACGACTGGGGCTACCGAACCGAACCACAAGACGGCGTGTGCGGCGCGATGGATGACCGCAAGTGTCGGTGGCCACGGGGCAAGGTGATGGGCGGCACCAGCGTTCTCAACTACATGATGTACACGCGGGGCGTACCGGAGGACTACGACCGTTGGGCCAGGCTGGGGAACGTCGGTTGGAGCTACGCGGACGTGTTGCCGTACTTTAAAAAATCGGAGGACCTGGCAGACGGCCGGGTCGCCGCGTCACCAGAGGCAGCGCATCTGCACGGCCGCGGCGGATACCTTAAGGTCCAGGAACCATCGTGGAAGACGCCGCTAGGACCGGCGTTCCTGCGCGCCGGCCGCGAGCTGGGCTACGAGACACCCGTTGATTACAACGGACCACGGCCACTTGGATTCTCGTATGTACTGGCAACGACAGACCATGGATCCCGATGCAGCGCGTCCAAAGCTTTCCTGAGGCCGATCCGGCACAGGCCCAACCTTACGGTGGCCAAGCGGACGACGGTCACCAAGGTGCTCATCGAGCCTGGTACAAAGCGTGCGTACGGTGTGCGGTTCGTCAGGAATCGTCGGACCTCTTTGGTGTACGCCCGTAAGGAGGTGATACTGTGTGCCGGGGTGTTTAACTCACCACAGCTGCTCATGTTGTCGGGTGTTGGCCCGGCGGAACACCTGGCCAACGTTGGCGTGCCCGTCGTTAGCGACCTCCGGGTAGGCTACAACCTGCAGGACCATGTGTCCATGGCCGGACTGGTGTTCCTGGTAAACCAGTCGGTTACTATCGTCGAAAGTCGGTATCGAAACCCTAGGTACTTGGTCCAGTATGCCCTAGCCGGTGACGGACCGCTGACCGTGCCCGGTGGCGCCGAAGCGGTGGCGTTCACGGCCACGAGGTATGCAACCAATGGGTCCGTGGTACCCGACATGGAACTGGTTTTCGGTCCCGGAGCGCTGACCGGTGACACGGGCGGCTCACTGCACCGCTTGTTCGGCATGCGTGAAGACTTCTACGAACAGGTGTACGGCGGGTTCCGCGGCCGGGACGCTTGGGGCCTAGTGCCCATACTACTACGACCACGCAGTCGCGGCCGGGTCATGTTGCGATCGGCCAACCCGTTTCACGCACCGCTTCTCTTCCCCGGCTACTTGTCTGACACCCACGACCGCGACGTGCTCGTCGAAGGCATAAAACAGGTatactttacatattataatagccatcatattataatgtcaatgtctattggtttatattataaccgATCGATACTAATTACCTTAAAGTACttgtatacatttgttataatattttatgaggtAGTGTGCAATTGAATACGAGGCACAAGGCATTtagagtacctacataatataccgtGTCGATCAGTCGATCGTATTCCACAATGGATAGCGATAATATTGGTATCTTCTAccgttagaaaatataaatcaaagttCGTCGTTTCTTTGACTGAAATGTCGAATAGTTTTGAATACGCGTAAGTTTCTGTTCTACTTTAGTGTACTAAgtctttcaaatttcaaatttttaatagttactagttactatacatactatattattatagtattacattgcaatatttatatattatttaaaaattattttctcaaaTAATCGTAAATATTTACAACACACAAGTGCgtgttttattatgtaaatgttgTTTCTATCAATTTCTtaatgtaataaagtattaataatgactaaaaccaaaaatactgaaaatcaacttttagggccagttgcaccgtctctgattaagttaaccggagtttaatcggccgaatttgcccggttaaatatctgttatcagctgattaagcttaatcgaagtttaaccgtagacggtgcaactggcccttattACTCCCATATAGTAATGTACTAATACGGGACGGTTTTTATTGtcgaaataaaagaaaaatacatttctgCGCCaaccgtataggtatatatcaagATATTTCTACACACTTTTGTACTAGATATTATTACTCCATACTTTTACAACAACGACATGCGTATACAATACAGCgataatatattgtgcataggtattaggtatcgaataataataataataataataataatattaatattatatattataaaatataaataataaaacccgTTTGTCAACGGCGGAGGGCATTGAAATCACTAGGCGGTTCGTCTGCACAAATACGCTCGGTGTCGTGGTcacatatattacgtatatcaTAACATACCTACCTCCATAAAACAGCTactgcatataataatttatgcgcagcccgacgacgacgacttcgACAAACCGGAGGCAATACCAAACCGTGACGCGTCTGCTGCAGTATATTATCGCTATTTTCGTACACATAGGTATATGAGTTTTAACCGGTGTTGGTCAACAcgcgatatataatattatcgatgctgctagatatttttattattatcgtcgagCGTACGATATGTCATCTTAGGTTAGGCTATGTACGCGCATGGTGGGATAGAAAAAATGAAATCGAAAACCCGTTGACCGGAGACAAGCTTTACTTACGTTCgcgtgaaatattatatacctatgtgatttTTTCCCCTCGTTTACAACGTTGTGAAATAATATCTTGCGACTGTTGCAAACTCACACACGATTGGAACCCCCAGTCGAGTCggcctattaaaatatacagggtgattcacctgCAAGCATGTTTACccccattttttaattaaatatacctcTACCTAATGagtgtattcaaattataatattttgaatttgtaatagtatatactttacgatattttcaaatatttagattttttacacttacattttaaaataaaaatttccattttttcgtgttaaaaagatgattttttttaaaaaaatgtcgatGTATCCAAATTTAAATAGTTCTGGAAGTGAACACGTATGGTGAATCGCCCAGTATTCGACGAACAGATAAGCCACTGCGCGTCTTTTTGGCCGCGCAATTTGTTCACGTCATCAAATATAGGATCTGGTCAAATACTAACCGGCAAACGTGatatatctatgtattatttattataatggtattcaACATTATTATAGGTTGTTTCGACTTGTTTATTTCGCAATCACTTTGTCATGCGATCACGAATGCAGTTTTTGCGGTGGCGTCCGACACGTGATCCGAACTATCACGTCCACCGACGACTATTCGATcttcgtacaataataatataatataatatgatttataatattaatttttcacgcaTTCCAATAAACAGTATATAAACTCCACTGGCATTGATGATGACGATTGACGATGACAATAAATATGATACTGATTATAGTATCTCAaaccgtattttttttataagccacCACAACAAATCCCCCCAGATTGATAAACACAACAgtgtcataaataatatataaacaaacagGGCTCGAAAGAATTGCTcgaaattattttcactttcaTCGCTAGTTCACATTTACTCCTCAACagttaagattaattattttaatattcatgaaCAATAATTGTAGTTTTGGAAAAACcatctatagataatatatactatagtatataaattacttttttcccTTTTCCATGTCCATTacgcttttaatttttttaattcccaggtgttttattatttaaacgactgAAGGTCTTTATAATCATGTTTAACAATTCCATAAAATTGTACAtactagatataaattatatatacatgatttttatgatgtctatagtatattattatagtaattcaaaaatcatacaataattataaatattctctaatataatatgtattaaaataatatgaaatacatatttttttaaccgtTTGGTCGATGCCTAATACAGCATGACATATTGCTTTACGAATTACGATTCAAATGTTTAACATTCATTTAAAATGAGTTTAATGCATTCTAATcacataactaaaatataaaatgtacaactacCTACTAACAAGCAGATTCTTAAAAGAGGTGTACAAGGTTTGCAAATATTAtcttgcttataatattatattaggtgtaATTGggaactatatattaatatattattatttttctcacaTTAATCTTTAAATTCGTAAGTCAATCAAATTATAACTAAGTATAATACTCATTCATTGGTAAATGATCGTTATACTTATAACGTGTTGAGTGGctacagtaaaattattattaggttactttattttatatataatttgatcaatataatatatgagaatATTATTGGTTTGTAAGTCATTTACAACTTCACGACAAAttcctataaatatattggCCGTGTAAcactaaactaataataatattatgaacctaCCTTGAAATTGTAGTGTcacaattgtaaattaaatttaaaataattattgaccaaacaatatatagtatatagtatatatataataatataataatagtatataataataatataataatatatttactacttACTTTATGAGCGAATTAGTTAACTGATATTCGacaacattttctaaatagCTACGGCCTTCCAAAATAGTTGCAACATACGAGATAAAATCGTACTTATTTCTGCTCACCCATCGGTATGTAACTGTCAAAATTCCAATATATTAGGcactaatttatattcaaacacAGACATATTCAAATTGAGTAACATAATTACTGAaacgaattatattttacttgtttgatttcaaagttcaaaaatgttgtcatgTTCAAATTTAGGTATGCATAAACCACTTTCTccttcaaatataaataataaaaatagattcttttttttttcttaatcattTTAGAGGTCAAACCCGATTTTGGGTTACGACATCACCATACCTAACTTCATTACAAATGAGTAATGACTGAACATTTGACATTTATCTAAGAAAACGTATGATATAGTAAACCTATAGCTGTTCCAAGATTATGTTCAGATGTGAtgatttttcaatacatttaaatttatattgataatacacCACTATTTTACCTAAACGAGTTTTCTGTTAGAATACTTAGTTTGTGTatcgtatttaaatacaattcgtTGTACGGCGTGACGTATAGGCAATAGAGGTACATTATTGCgttcaatttattaatacatatcataataggtcgtataacataaaaaaataaatctggtttttatattattactatacgtgTACTATTTGTGTTCAAACGTGTTATTATGCTTTCTTAGTTTGGAGTCTTCTGTGCCTCTATAAATAAGTGTAATTACCATaagacataataatgtataataataaaaaaaatgtcaaactcTTTTTTTATTGCATGTATTTGTCTCATCATTTGGTTATAATATTGCGTAGGCCATCGCAGTCAGCAAAACTCAAGCATTTCAAAAATACGGGTCTACTCTGTTGTCGGTGCCGTTCCCGGGCTGTGAACATGAGACATTCGGGTCGGACGAGTACTGGGGTTGCTCCATCGGGCAGCTGACCACAAACCTTCACCACCAGGTGGGTACATGCAAGATGGGACCTGCCTCGGACCCGGACGCCGTGGTCGATCCAAAGCTCAG
This portion of the Acyrthosiphon pisum isolate AL4f chromosome A1, pea_aphid_22Mar2018_4r6ur, whole genome shotgun sequence genome encodes:
- the LOC100163825 gene encoding glucose dehydrogenase [FAD, quinone] is translated as MKPTVALRHAVSVLIAVVLISVRPSQGMAYTVFQAVVEYYRMVAPEPVDAVPDAPYVGRQYDFIVVGAGSGGSVVANRLTEVAGWTVLLIEAGGEENAMTDVPLLVSYLIGTGYDWGYRTEPQDGVCGAMDDRKCRWPRGKVMGGTSVLNYMMYTRGVPEDYDRWARLGNVGWSYADVLPYFKKSEDLADGRVAASPEAAHLHGRGGYLKVQEPSWKTPLGPAFLRAGRELGYETPVDYNGPRPLGFSYVLATTDHGSRCSASKAFLRPIRHRPNLTVAKRTTVTKVLIEPGTKRAYGVRFVRNRRTSLVYARKEVILCAGVFNSPQLLMLSGVGPAEHLANVGVPVVSDLRVGYNLQDHVSMAGLVFLVNQSVTIVESRYRNPRYLVQYALAGDGPLTVPGGAEAVAFTATRYATNGSVVPDMELVFGPGALTGDTGGSLHRLFGMREDFYEQVYGGFRGRDAWGLVPILLRPRSRGRVMLRSANPFHAPLLFPGYLSDTHDRDVLVEGIKQAIAVSKTQAFQKYGSTLLSVPFPGCEHETFGSDEYWGCSIGQLTTNLHHQVGTCKMGPASDPDAVVDPKLRVRGVKGLRVVDASIMPLIPGGHTNAMTFMIGEKAADMIKENWIK